Proteins from one Escherichia coli genomic window:
- the yfdP gene encoding protein YfdP, with amino-acid sequence MASERSTDVQAFIGELDGGVFETKIGAVLSEVASGVMNTKTKGKVSLNLEIEPFDENRVKIKHKLSYVRPTNRGKISEEDTTETPMYVNRGGRLTILQEDQGQLLTLAGEPDGKLRAAGR; translated from the coding sequence ATGGCTAGCGAACGCAGTACTGATGTGCAGGCATTTATCGGGGAGCTGGACGGCGGCGTATTTGAAACCAAAATAGGCGCAGTTCTCAGTGAAGTCGCTTCCGGTGTGATGAACACGAAAACCAAAGGTAAGGTCTCACTCAACCTGGAAATCGAACCATTTGATGAGAACCGTGTGAAAATCAAACACAAACTCTCATATGTTCGCCCGACTAACCGCGGGAAAATTTCCGAAGAAGACACCACCGAAACGCCGATGTATGTCAATCGCGGTGGTCGCCTGACTATTCTGCAGGAAGACCAGGGACAATTACTGACTCTTGCCGGTGAGCCTGACGGAAAACTCCGCGCAGCAGGTCGTTAA
- the yfdQ gene encoding YfdQ family protein — MSQNLDATAINQIHALISAQGVNEIISKIGADAVALPENFRIHDLEKFNLNRFRFRGALSTASIVDFTRYSKDLADEGTRCFIDADNIRAVSVLNLGTIDEPGHADNTATLKLKKTAPFSALLSVNGERNSQKSLAEWIEDWADYLVGFDANGDAIQATKAAAAIRKITIEANQTADFEDNDFSGKRSLMESVEAKTKDIMPVAFEFKCVPFEGLKERPFKLRLSIITGDRPVLVLRIIQLEAVQEDMANEFRDLLVEKFKDSKVETFIGTFTA, encoded by the coding sequence ATGTCTCAGAACTTAGACGCAACCGCAATTAATCAAATCCATGCCCTTATTTCTGCTCAGGGTGTTAATGAAATTATCAGTAAGATTGGTGCCGATGCTGTGGCATTGCCTGAGAATTTCCGCATTCATGATCTGGAAAAATTTAATTTAAATCGTTTCCGTTTCCGTGGTGCGCTTTCCACTGCCAGCATCGTTGACTTTACCCGTTATTCTAAAGATCTTGCAGATGAAGGCACCCGCTGCTTTATCGATGCCGATAATATACGAGCCGTCAGTGTGCTTAACCTGGGTACTATTGATGAACCAGGTCACGCAGATAACACCGCCACTCTCAAACTGAAAAAGACAGCACCGTTCTCTGCCCTGTTGTCTGTTAACGGCGAGCGTAACTCCCAGAAGTCACTGGCAGAATGGATTGAAGACTGGGCCGACTACCTTGTGGGCTTTGATGCTAATGGTGACGCCATTCAGGCAACCAAAGCGGCTGCGGCGATCCGTAAAATCACAATTGAAGCGAACCAGACCGCTGATTTTGAAGATAATGACTTCAGCGGCAAACGCTCCCTGATGGAGTCTGTCGAAGCGAAGACCAAAGACATTATGCCAGTGGCATTTGAATTTAAATGCGTTCCGTTTGAAGGCCTGAAAGAACGTCCGTTTAAATTACGCCTCAGCATTATCACTGGCGATCGTCCTGTACTGGTTCTGCGCATTATTCAGCTGGAAGCGGTGCAGGAAGATATGGCTAACGAATTTCGTGATCTGCTTGTTGAGAAATTCAAAGACAGCAAAGTAGAAACCTTTATTGGTACTTTCACCGCCTGA
- the yfdR gene encoding 5'-deoxynucleotidase, which translates to MSFIKTFSGKHFYYDKINKDDIDINDIAVSLSNICRFTGHLSHFYSVAQHAVLCSQLVPQEFAFEALMHDATEAYCQDIPAPLKRLLPDYKRMEEKIDAVIREKYGLPPVMSTPVKYADLIMLATERRDLGLDDGSFWPVLEGIPATEMFNVIPLAPGHAYGMFMERFNELSELRKCA; encoded by the coding sequence ATGTCATTTATTAAAACTTTTTCCGGGAAGCATTTTTATTATGACAAGATAAATAAAGACGACATCGATATTAACGATATCGCGGTTTCCCTTTCAAATATCTGTCGCTTTACCGGTCATCTTTCACACTTCTACAGCGTCGCCCAACATGCGGTTCTTTGCAGTCAGCTGGTGCCGCAGGAATTTGCTTTTGAAGCGTTAATGCATGATGCAACAGAAGCGTATTGCCAGGACATTCCCGCACCACTGAAACGCCTTCTTCCTGACTATAAACGGATGGAAGAAAAAATAGACGCCGTAATCCGTGAGAAATACGGGTTACCCCCAGTTATGAGTACGCCCGTGAAATATGCCGATCTCATCATGCTGGCAACCGAACGCCGCGATCTCGGGCTTGATGATGGCTCTTTCTGGCCTGTACTGGAAGGCATCCCGGCAACAGAGATGTTCAACGTGATTCCACTGGCACCGGGCCATGCCTACGGGATGTTTATGGAACGCTTCAACGAGTTATCGGAATTACGCAAATGTGCATAA
- a CDS encoding phosphoadenosine phosphosulfate reductase family protein, giving the protein MCITHVVSFSGGRTSAYLVHLMEEQRKAGNNVCYIFMDTGCEHPLTYRFIREVVKFWDIPLTVLQVDINPELGQPNGYTEWEPKDIQTRMPVLKPFMDMVKKYGTPYIGGAFCTDRLKLIPFTKYCDNHFGRGNYITWLGIRADEPRRLKPKSGVRYLAELSDFDKSDVIRWWRKQPFDLQIPEHLGNCVFCIKKSTQKLGLACKDEPGLMRVFNELVTGKHVRDGHRRTGKDIMYRGHLTLDGIARMSANSDYRNLYQAMVQARRFDTGSCSESCEIWGDQLELKFEEVGV; this is encoded by the coding sequence ATGTGCATAACTCATGTAGTTAGTTTTTCTGGCGGGAGAACATCCGCATATCTTGTTCACCTGATGGAAGAACAAAGAAAGGCTGGCAATAACGTCTGCTACATATTTATGGATACAGGTTGCGAACATCCGCTGACATACCGCTTTATCCGGGAGGTTGTGAAGTTCTGGGACATACCACTAACTGTGTTACAGGTCGATATAAATCCTGAGCTTGGGCAGCCAAATGGTTATACAGAATGGGAGCCAAAGGATATTCAGACACGAATGCCGGTGCTTAAACCGTTTATGGACATGGTTAAAAAGTACGGTACGCCATACATCGGCGGCGCGTTCTGTACTGACAGGCTAAAACTCATCCCTTTCACGAAATACTGCGATAACCATTTCGGGCGAGGTAATTACATCACATGGCTGGGTATTCGTGCAGACGAACCCCGTAGGCTGAAACCGAAATCGGGCGTCCGGTATCTTGCCGAGCTGTCAGATTTTGATAAGTCGGATGTTATCCGGTGGTGGCGAAAACAACCTTTTGATTTGCAAATCCCGGAGCATCTCGGGAACTGTGTTTTCTGCATCAAAAAGTCAACGCAAAAGCTGGGGCTTGCATGTAAAGACGAACCAGGTCTGATGCGAGTTTTTAATGAGCTGGTTACAGGCAAACACGTCAGGGATGGTCATCGCAGAACAGGTAAAGACATTATGTACCGTGGTCACCTGACGCTTGACGGAATTGCCAGAATGTCTGCCAACAGCGACTACAGAAATTTGTATCAGGCGATGGTACAGGCCAGGCGATTCGATACCGGCTCGTGTTCAGAGTCATGTGAAATCTGGGGTGATCAATTGGAATTGAAATTCGAAGAGGTAGGGGTATGA
- a CDS encoding AIPR family protein has product MHLVTKSYFDAFCKAFAAPYEETKNFEAFVNYCAFSKYSGDKVEVSDLVYEGPDPGIDGAFLFLDDRAIFSTEELQEIFQNSRREFQVSLIFTQAKSSEKWSKQEIDSYIASIRDYLSPAPQQPHSEYLADFKKMFNLIFANIGRVKNGLPDLYAYFFSAAQNTEAREIKAAFASGEKSLKSLGFSHETSFIMAHKDMIHELWLAAEGPIEAKLPTIGYAPFPAAPNINNAYVATVKARSFIDSILKDKNGNPRKKLFEENVRDFLGIDGDVNSEIAGTLDTDGKKARFGLMNNGVTIVASSVRPAGQEIFIRDFQIVNGCQTSNVLISKDIQVDESVSLMIKLIETDEPAILDDIVRATNRQSKVEDAQFISTLKKLRELEHYFNAKGAIEGNKIYFERRKGQYSSESIAPVRIFDIREVARAYAAIVMMRPDYSSRYPNRLTGDLLNEVFSSDALEDDYYISCYCLYRLKALISNKRFDGKYSKLRWHILTAASKYCGDNYKVWGFKNKNEALHNLFSMNDGEWFEKLESLVKIAIPDPDISRDLLKSQPLTSTILKSVDSVPK; this is encoded by the coding sequence ATGCATTTAGTCACGAAATCTTATTTCGATGCCTTTTGCAAAGCATTCGCTGCGCCCTATGAGGAGACCAAAAATTTTGAGGCGTTTGTGAACTATTGTGCTTTTTCAAAATACTCAGGCGACAAAGTTGAGGTCAGTGATCTTGTGTATGAAGGCCCGGACCCTGGTATTGATGGCGCATTTTTATTTTTAGACGATAGAGCCATTTTTTCAACTGAAGAACTTCAGGAGATTTTCCAAAACTCACGTCGCGAGTTTCAAGTTTCATTAATATTCACGCAAGCTAAGTCATCGGAGAAGTGGAGTAAACAGGAAATAGACTCTTACATTGCGTCAATAAGAGATTATCTTTCACCAGCACCACAACAACCCCACAGTGAATATCTAGCGGACTTTAAAAAAATGTTCAACTTGATATTTGCTAATATCGGCAGAGTCAAAAATGGCCTTCCAGACTTATACGCATATTTTTTTAGTGCTGCACAAAATACAGAGGCCAGAGAAATAAAAGCTGCATTTGCATCGGGTGAAAAAAGCTTAAAGTCACTCGGGTTTTCACATGAAACATCCTTCATTATGGCTCACAAAGACATGATTCATGAGCTTTGGCTTGCTGCAGAAGGCCCAATAGAAGCTAAACTTCCTACAATAGGCTATGCTCCATTCCCAGCGGCCCCTAATATTAATAATGCCTATGTAGCTACTGTCAAAGCTCGTAGTTTTATTGATTCTATACTTAAAGACAAAAATGGAAATCCTCGAAAGAAATTATTCGAAGAAAATGTTAGAGATTTTCTGGGGATTGATGGTGACGTAAATTCAGAAATTGCAGGAACACTAGATACTGATGGAAAAAAAGCAAGATTTGGTTTAATGAATAATGGAGTGACAATAGTTGCATCAAGCGTGAGGCCTGCAGGGCAAGAAATTTTTATACGAGATTTTCAAATTGTTAATGGATGTCAAACGTCTAATGTTCTTATATCAAAAGACATTCAAGTAGATGAATCAGTTAGTTTAATGATTAAATTAATTGAAACCGATGAGCCAGCGATCCTTGATGACATTGTACGAGCTACGAATAGACAATCTAAAGTTGAAGATGCACAGTTCATTTCAACGCTAAAAAAATTAAGGGAATTAGAGCATTATTTTAATGCTAAAGGTGCTATTGAAGGAAATAAAATTTATTTTGAGAGAAGGAAGGGGCAGTATAGTTCAGAAAGTATAGCTCCAGTACGCATATTTGATATCAGAGAAGTTGCGCGAGCATATGCAGCTATTGTTATGATGAGACCAGATTATTCCAGTCGTTATCCAAATAGGTTAACTGGTGACTTACTTAATGAGGTTTTCTCTTCCGACGCCCTCGAGGATGATTATTATATATCTTGCTATTGCTTGTATAGGCTAAAGGCTCTTATCTCAAATAAGAGGTTTGATGGGAAGTATTCAAAATTACGCTGGCATATTCTAACTGCTGCGTCAAAATACTGTGGTGATAATTATAAGGTTTGGGGGTTCAAAAATAAAAATGAAGCTCTTCATAACTTATTCTCAATGAATGATGGGGAGTGGTTTGAAAAACTTGAGAGTTTGGTTAAAATAGCTATACCAGATCCGGATATTTCTCGTGACTTACTAAAGTCACAGCCTTTAACATCAACGATTCTCAAAAGTGTTGATAGCGTACCTAAATAA
- a CDS encoding tyrosine-type recombinase/integrase, translating into MALSDAWLRSVVGKERDKVLVKSDRDGLSVRVSPKGRVVFQYRYQWAGKGERLDIGTYPATGLKEAREEVIRLRGELESNRNPRLVKQAEKRKATEAMTVESVIRAWYEAYCVKNKKGSEQILRSFELHLFSKIGCIPHDAATLHDWLEVLEPLSTKTPAIADRLLINAKQAHVWSYKRKLIETRPLSDITGKDMDIRKGQKKRFLTHDEIKILYAAIDGSRMVPKYRAFIKLLLHFGCRSSELITARVDDFDFINKVWTVPPERHKTGEITGEPLKRPIIEPVEELIKYAISMNNGSDMLFTKEGSREPVGRTSLQSLPYNLMQYAWRRFGYQFPHWSLHDLRRTARTNFSDLTAPHIAEIMLGHKLPGVWQVYDKSDYLEEQRKAYQKWWERIEAIVTCTGPEST; encoded by the coding sequence ATGGCGCTGTCTGATGCGTGGTTGCGTTCAGTCGTTGGAAAGGAACGTGATAAGGTTTTGGTTAAATCCGATCGTGATGGTCTGTCTGTTAGAGTATCACCGAAAGGTCGCGTAGTGTTCCAATATCGTTATCAATGGGCAGGGAAAGGTGAGCGTCTTGATATCGGGACTTACCCGGCAACTGGATTAAAAGAGGCCAGAGAAGAAGTTATCCGTCTCCGTGGTGAACTCGAGTCAAACCGTAATCCACGATTGGTCAAGCAGGCTGAAAAACGAAAAGCTACTGAAGCCATGACGGTAGAGTCTGTGATCCGTGCCTGGTATGAAGCATATTGTGTAAAAAATAAAAAAGGTTCTGAACAGATACTCCGCTCGTTTGAGCTGCACCTGTTCTCTAAAATCGGGTGTATCCCTCACGATGCAGCTACATTGCATGATTGGTTAGAAGTCCTGGAGCCTCTTAGCACTAAGACTCCAGCAATAGCAGACCGATTGCTAATTAACGCAAAGCAGGCCCATGTCTGGTCGTATAAGAGAAAGCTCATTGAAACTCGCCCGCTGTCGGATATCACGGGTAAAGATATGGATATCCGTAAAGGTCAGAAGAAACGGTTTCTGACACATGATGAAATTAAAATCCTTTATGCTGCGATCGATGGTTCTCGAATGGTTCCTAAATACCGGGCCTTCATTAAACTATTGCTGCATTTTGGTTGCCGTAGTTCAGAGCTAATTACCGCTAGGGTGGACGATTTTGATTTCATAAATAAAGTATGGACTGTACCACCAGAACGACATAAGACTGGGGAGATAACAGGCGAACCGCTAAAGCGGCCCATTATTGAACCGGTTGAAGAGCTTATAAAGTACGCTATCTCTATGAACAATGGTTCCGATATGCTTTTTACTAAGGAAGGAAGCAGGGAACCCGTTGGTCGGACATCATTGCAGTCGCTACCTTACAATTTAATGCAATACGCATGGCGGCGTTTTGGGTATCAATTCCCTCATTGGTCTCTTCATGATTTGAGACGGACAGCACGAACAAACTTTTCAGATCTTACTGCGCCTCATATTGCAGAAATAATGCTCGGTCATAAACTGCCAGGGGTATGGCAAGTTTATGACAAGAGTGATTATTTAGAAGAACAGCGTAAAGCTTACCAAAAATGGTGGGAGAGGATTGAGGCGATAGTTACTTGTACTGGCCCAGAATCTACCTGA
- the yjjG gene encoding pyrimidine 5'-nucleotidase: MKWDWIFFDADETLFTFDSFTGLQRMFLDYSVTFTAEDFQDYQAVNKPLWVDYQNGAITSLQLQHGRFESWAERLNVEPGKLNEAFINAMAEICTPLPGAVSLLNAIRGNAKIGIITNGFSALQQVRLERTGLRDYFDLLVISEEVGVAKPNKKIFDYALEQAGNPDRSRVLMVGDTAESDILGGINAGLATCWLNAHNREQPEGIAPTWTVSSLHELEQLLCKH, from the coding sequence ATGAAGTGGGACTGGATTTTCTTTGATGCCGATGAAACGCTGTTTACCTTTGACTCGTTCACCGGCCTGCAGCGGATGTTTCTTGATTACAGCGTCACTTTTACCGCTGAAGATTTTCAGGACTATCAGGCCGTTAACAAGCCCCTGTGGGTAGATTATCAAAACGGCGCGATCACTTCATTACAGCTTCAGCACGGGCGTTTTGAGAGCTGGGCCGAACGGCTGAACGTCGAGCCAGGTAAACTCAACGAGGCCTTCATTAATGCGATGGCGGAAATTTGCACGCCGCTGCCGGGCGCGGTTTCCCTGCTTAATGCCATTCGCGGCAACGCCAAAATCGGCATCATCACCAACGGCTTTAGCGCCTTGCAGCAAGTGCGTCTGGAACGCACGGGCCTGCGTGATTATTTCGATTTGTTGGTGATTTCCGAAGAAGTTGGCGTAGCCAAACCGAATAAGAAAATTTTCGATTATGCGCTGGAACAGGCGGGCAATCCTGACCGTTCACGCGTGCTGATGGTTGGCGACACTGCCGAGTCCGATATTCTCGGTGGCATCAACGCCGGGCTTGCGACCTGCTGGCTGAATGCGCACAATCGCGAGCAACCAGAAGGCATCGCGCCTACCTGGACCGTTTCTTCGTTGCACGAACTGGAGCAGCTCCTGTGTAAACACTGA
- the rimI gene encoding ribosomal protein S18-alanine N-acetyltransferase has protein sequence MNTISSLETTDLPTAFHIEQRAHAFPWSEKTFASNQGERYLNFQLTQNGKMAAFAITQVVLDEATLFNIAVDPDYQRQGLGRALLEHLIDELEKRGVATLWLEVRASNAAAIALYESLGFNEATIRRNYYPTKDGREDAIIMALPISM, from the coding sequence ATGAACACGATTTCTTCCCTCGAAACGACTGATTTACCAACGGCTTTCCACATTGAACAACGCGCCCACGCCTTTCCGTGGAGTGAAAAAACCTTTGCCAGTAATCAGGGCGAGCGTTATCTCAACTTTCAGTTAACGCAAAACGGCAAAATGGCGGCGTTTGCGATTACGCAAGTGGTGCTGGATGAAGCTACATTGTTCAATATTGCGGTCGATCCCGACTATCAGCGTCAGGGGCTGGGAAGGGCGCTGCTGGAACATCTGATCGACGAACTGGAAAAACGCGGCGTGGCGACACTATGGCTGGAAGTCCGTGCCTCAAACGCTGCCGCCATTGCCCTGTACGAAAGTTTAGGCTTTAACGAGGCGACGATTCGCCGCAATTACTACCCCACCAAGGACGGTCGCGAAGACGCCATCATCATGGCGTTGCCAATCAGTATGTAA
- the holD gene encoding DNA polymerase III subunit psi, translating to MTSRRDWQLQQLGITQWSLRRPGALQGEIAIAIPAHVRLVMVANDLPALTDPLVSDVLRALTVSPDQVLQLTPEKIAMLPQGSRCNSWRLGTDEPLSLEGAQVASPALTELRANPTARAALWQQICTYEHDFFPRND from the coding sequence ATGACATCCCGACGAGACTGGCAGTTACAGCAGCTGGGCATTACCCAGTGGTCGCTGCGTCGCCCTGGCGCGTTGCAGGGGGAGATTGCCATTGCGATCCCGGCACACGTCCGTCTGGTGATGGTGGCAAACGATCTTCCCGCCCTGACCGATCCTTTAGTGAGCGATGTTCTGCGTGCATTAACCGTCAGCCCCGACCAGGTGCTGCAACTGACGCCAGAAAAGATCGCGATGCTGCCGCAAGGCAGTCGCTGCAACAGCTGGCGGTTGGGTACTGATGAACCGCTATCACTGGAAGGCGCTCAGGTGGCATCACCGGCGCTCACCGAATTACGGGCAAACCCAACGGCACGCGCCGCGTTATGGCAACAAATTTGCACATATGAACACGATTTCTTCCCTCGAAACGACTGA
- the rsmC gene encoding 16S rRNA (guanine(1207)-N(2))-methyltransferase RsmC produces the protein MSAFTPASEVLLRHSDDFEKSRILFAGDLQDDLPARLDTAASRAHTQQFHHWQVLSRQMGDNARFSLVATADDVADCDTLIYYWPKNKPEAQFQLMNLLSLLPVGTDIFVVGENRSGVRSAEQMLADYAPLNKVDSARRCGLYFGRLEKQPVFDADKFWGEYSVDGLTVKTLPGVFSRDGLDVGSQLLLSTLTPHTKGKVLDVGCGAGVLSVAFARHSPKIRLTLCDVSAPAVEASRATLAANGIEGEVFASNVFSEVKGRFDMIISNPPFHDGMQTSLDAAQTLIRGAVRHLNSGGELRIVANAFLPYPDVLDETFGFHEVIAQTGRFKVYRAIMTRQAKKG, from the coding sequence ATGTCTGCATTTACCCCGGCAAGTGAAGTCTTGCTGCGTCACAGTGATGATTTCGAAAAAAGCCGTATTCTGTTTGCCGGAGACTTACAGGATGACCTGCCCGCGCGTTTAGATACCGCGGCCAGCCGTGCTCATACCCAGCAGTTCCACCACTGGCAGGTATTAAGCCGCCAGATGGGGGATAACGCCCGTTTTAGCCTGGTCGCCACGGCGGATGATGTCGCAGATTGCGATACTTTGATTTACTACTGGCCGAAGAACAAACCGGAAGCCCAGTTCCAGTTGATGAATTTACTTTCTCTGCTGCCGGTGGGGACGGATATTTTTGTCGTTGGCGAGAACCGCAGCGGCGTGCGCAGCGCCGAGCAGATGCTGGCAGATTATGCGCCGTTGAATAAAGTCGACAGCGCCCGTCGCTGTGGCCTCTATTTTGGTCGTCTGGAAAAGCAGCCGGTATTTGATGCCGATAAATTCTGGGGCGAATACAGCGTCGATGGCCTGACGGTCAAAACGTTGCCGGGCGTGTTTAGCCGCGACGGTCTGGATGTCGGTAGCCAGTTGCTGCTTTCGACGTTAACCCCGCACACGAAAGGTAAAGTGCTGGATGTCGGCTGCGGTGCAGGCGTTCTTTCAGTTGCCTTTGCACGCCACTCACCGAAGATTCGTCTCACGTTGTGCGATGTTTCTGCGCCAGCAGTTGAAGCCAGCCGTGCAACACTTGCGGCCAACGGTATTGAAGGTGAAGTCTTTGCCAGCAACGTCTTTTCTGAGGTGAAAGGTCGTTTTGATATGATCATCTCCAATCCGCCGTTCCACGATGGGATGCAAACCAGTCTGGATGCAGCACAAACGCTGATTCGCGGCGCGGTGCGTCATCTTAACAGCGGCGGCGAGCTGCGAATTGTAGCGAACGCCTTCCTGCCTTACCCGGACGTGCTGGATGAGACATTTGGCTTCCACGAAGTGATCGCGCAAACCGGGCGCTTCAAGGTGTATCGCGCCATTATGACCCGCCAGGCGAAGAAAGGTTAA
- the yjjZ gene encoding DUF1435 domain-containing protein, with translation MLQRMLGSGWGVLLPGLLIAGLMYADLSPDQWRIVILMGLVLTPVMLYHKQLRHYILLPSCLALIAGIMLMIMNLNQG, from the coding sequence ATGTTGCAACGTATGCTGGGCAGTGGTTGGGGAGTGTTGCTGCCGGGATTGCTGATTGCAGGGCTGATGTATGCGGATTTATCGCCGGATCAGTGGCGGATTGTCATTCTGATGGGATTAGTATTGACGCCGGTAATGCTGTATCACAAACAGTTACGGCATTACATTTTGCTACCATCATGCCTGGCGCTTATTGCTGGCATCATGCTGATGATAATGAATTTGAATCAGGGATGA
- the fhuF gene encoding siderophore-iron reductase FhuF — translation MAYRSAPLYEDVIWRTHLQPQDPGLAQAVRATIAEHREHLLEFIRLDEPAPFSALTLAQWSSPNALSSLLAVYSDHIYRNQPTMIRENKPLISLWAQWYIGLMVPPLMLALLTQEKALDVSPEHFHVEFHETGRAACFWVDVYEDKNATPHSPQQRMETLISKALVPVVQALEANGEINGKLIWSNTGYLINWYLTEMKQLLGEATVESLRHALFFEKTLTTGEDNPLWRTVVLRDGLLVRRTCCQRYRLPDVQQCGDCTLK, via the coding sequence ATGGCCTATCGTTCCGCACCGCTCTATGAAGATGTTATCTGGCGAACGCATCTCCAGCCGCAGGATCCTGGGCTTGCACAAGCCGTACGGGCGACGATCGCCGAACATCGTGAACATTTGCTGGAGTTTATCCGCCTGGATGAACCCGCCCCATTCAGTGCCCTGACGCTGGCGCAATGGTCATCACCGAATGCGTTAAGTTCTCTGTTAGCTGTTTATTCCGATCATATCTACCGCAATCAACCAACGATGATCCGCGAGAATAAGCCGCTGATCTCCCTGTGGGCGCAATGGTACATCGGCCTGATGGTGCCGCCATTAATGCTGGCCCTGTTAACGCAGGAAAAAGCATTAGATGTGTCGCCGGAACATTTCCACGTTGAGTTTCACGAAACCGGACGCGCCGCCTGTTTCTGGGTCGATGTGTATGAAGATAAAAACGCAACACCACATTCACCGCAGCAGCGAATGGAAACGTTAATTAGCAAGGCGCTTGTTCCGGTTGTGCAAGCATTAGAAGCGAATGGAGAAATTAACGGTAAACTTATCTGGAGTAATACCGGTTATTTGATCAACTGGTACCTCACTGAGATGAAGCAGCTGCTCGGCGAGGCGACGGTTGAATCGCTGCGCCATGCCCTCTTTTTTGAGAAAACGCTCACTACCGGTGAAGATAATCCACTCTGGCGTACCGTGGTGCTGCGCGACGGCCTGCTGGTGCGCCGCACTTGCTGCCAGCGTTATCGCTTGCCGGATGTGCAGCAATGTGGTGACTGTACGCTGAAATAG
- the bglJ gene encoding DNA-binding transcriptional activator BglJ, whose amino-acid sequence MEHSRIKKRNVALIEKCVMSSIGIESLFRKFAGNPYKLHIYTSQESFQDAMSRISFAAVIFSFSAMRSKRREGLSCLTELAIKFPRTRRLVIADDDIEARLIGSLSPSPLDGVLSKASTLEIFHQELFLSLNGVRQATDRLNNQWYINQSRTLSPTEREILRFMSRGYSMTQIAEQLKRNIKTIRAHKFNVMSKLGVSSDAGLLEAADILLCMRHCEASNVLHPY is encoded by the coding sequence ATGGAACACAGCCGAATTAAGAAGAGAAATGTCGCACTCATAGAAAAATGCGTCATGAGCAGTATCGGTATTGAGAGTTTATTCAGAAAGTTTGCAGGTAACCCTTATAAGCTCCATATCTATACCAGTCAGGAGTCATTTCAGGATGCCATGTCGCGGATCTCATTTGCGGCGGTCATTTTTTCTTTTTCTGCCATGAGAAGTAAACGCAGAGAGGGATTATCTTGCCTGACTGAACTGGCGATTAAGTTTCCGCGTACCCGACGTTTAGTTATTGCGGATGATGATATTGAAGCTCGGCTGATTGGTTCATTGTCGCCATCACCGCTGGACGGTGTATTAAGTAAAGCGTCGACGCTGGAGATTTTTCATCAGGAACTCTTTTTGTCATTAAATGGTGTGCGTCAGGCGACCGACCGATTGAACAATCAGTGGTACATTAACCAAAGCCGGACGCTAAGCCCGACGGAGAGAGAAATATTGCGCTTTATGTCGCGTGGCTACTCAATGACACAAATTGCCGAGCAGCTTAAACGCAATATCAAAACGATCCGCGCGCATAAATTTAATGTAATGTCGAAACTGGGCGTCAGTTCTGATGCAGGGTTGTTGGAGGCCGCAGACATTCTGTTATGTATGCGTCATTGCGAAGCAAGTAACGTGTTGCACCCCTATTAA